In Streptomyces sp. NBC_01426, one genomic interval encodes:
- a CDS encoding Crp/Fnr family transcriptional regulator: MSTPSPIRIAAVLSTEHRGRLMSHAREVNFPENARIFDEGTRADSFWIVRSGTVTLEIPVPGRRPTPVQSLGPGELVGWSWLFPPYTWQLSAEAMTPVRAYEFDGTTVRMLMDADPAFGSSVGHWVGRVLAVRLQQTRTRLIDLYAPRTGATR, translated from the coding sequence GTGAGCACACCTTCCCCCATCCGGATCGCCGCCGTCTTGTCCACCGAGCACCGTGGACGGCTGATGTCGCACGCCCGCGAGGTCAATTTCCCCGAGAACGCGCGGATCTTCGACGAGGGCACCCGGGCGGACTCCTTCTGGATCGTGCGCTCCGGCACGGTGACGCTGGAGATCCCGGTACCCGGCCGCAGGCCCACGCCCGTCCAGAGCCTCGGTCCCGGTGAGTTGGTCGGTTGGTCCTGGCTGTTCCCCCCGTACACCTGGCAGCTCAGCGCCGAGGCGATGACCCCGGTACGGGCCTACGAGTTCGACGGGACGACCGTACGCATGCTGATGGACGCCGATCCGGCGTTCGGGTCCTCGGTCGGGCACTGGGTCGGACGGGTCCTCGCGGTCAGGTTGCAACAGACCCGCACCCGGCTCATCGACCTGTACGCCCCGCGCACGGGCGCCACGCGCTGA
- a CDS encoding RICIN domain-containing protein, protein MADDGRQGVGPAQRLGEALRALQQRSGRPLRSLETEVLISDSSLSRYFRGSTVPPWSTVRDLCLALKADPTEYRLLWEEAERAQPRPPAPTETAPATADPPDESAERGADASTAPPTRRAAWTRAVRTRMGSRRVCATTGAVAGALVGALLAVLVLRTVVDAGHTSGDPRAAAAPNGGPTGAGSADKGPGSGPGTAENARIFVNRNTGDCLDDSLEKGLRSFDCNGMSYQRWTVESAPDGTRQVRNHATGACLDADGAGLRTSGCAAAASQKWVLTAWGDASVEVRSKVSGTCLDDGPAGLRDLACDRTNHQRWG, encoded by the coding sequence ATGGCCGACGACGGCCGCCAGGGAGTCGGTCCGGCGCAACGGCTGGGCGAGGCGTTACGGGCGTTGCAGCAGCGTTCGGGACGTCCCTTGCGCTCGCTGGAGACCGAGGTGCTGATCAGTGACTCGTCACTGTCGCGGTACTTCCGCGGGAGCACCGTCCCGCCCTGGAGCACGGTGCGTGACCTGTGTCTGGCCCTGAAGGCCGACCCGACCGAGTACCGGCTCCTGTGGGAAGAGGCCGAACGCGCCCAACCCCGGCCGCCCGCGCCGACGGAGACCGCGCCGGCCACCGCCGACCCCCCGGACGAGAGCGCCGAGCGCGGCGCAGACGCCTCCACCGCGCCGCCCACCCGACGCGCGGCCTGGACCCGTGCCGTACGCACCCGGATGGGCAGCCGACGGGTCTGCGCCACCACGGGCGCGGTGGCCGGGGCGCTGGTCGGCGCCCTGCTCGCGGTCCTCGTGCTGCGCACCGTCGTCGACGCCGGCCACACCTCCGGGGACCCCCGGGCGGCCGCGGCCCCGAACGGCGGCCCGACGGGAGCCGGTTCCGCGGACAAGGGCCCGGGATCAGGGCCGGGGACCGCCGAGAACGCCCGGATCTTCGTCAACCGGAACACGGGCGACTGCCTGGACGACAGCCTGGAGAAGGGCCTGCGGTCCTTCGACTGCAACGGGATGAGCTACCAGCGGTGGACCGTGGAGAGCGCGCCCGACGGCACCCGGCAGGTGCGCAACCACGCCACCGGGGCCTGTCTCGACGCCGACGGCGCGGGGCTGCGCACCTCCGGCTGCGCCGCGGCCGCGTCCCAGAAATGGGTGCTCACGGCCTGGGGCGACGCGTCCGTCGAGGTCCGCAGCAAGGTCTCGGGGACCTGCCTGGACGACGGCCCGGCCGGGTTGCGTGACCTCGCCTGCGACCGGACGAACCATCAGAGGTGGGGCTGA
- a CDS encoding ABC transporter permease, with translation MATTERVGEFAALRLAGATRRQVLRLVAGEALLVVLAGALVGGLVAALNLGGVWGALHLLDVRVPIVVPWETLGAIVAACAALAVVCAVATAAVALRRGPVESAGART, from the coding sequence ATGGCCACCACCGAGCGGGTCGGCGAGTTCGCCGCGCTCCGGCTCGCCGGAGCCACCCGCCGACAGGTGCTGCGCCTGGTGGCGGGGGAGGCGCTGCTGGTCGTCCTGGCCGGGGCGCTCGTCGGAGGCCTGGTCGCCGCCCTCAACCTGGGGGGCGTGTGGGGCGCCCTCCACCTCCTCGACGTCCGGGTGCCGATCGTGGTCCCGTGGGAGACGCTCGGCGCCATCGTCGCGGCCTGCGCGGCACTCGCCGTGGTCTGCGCGGTGGCGACCGCCGCGGTGGCCCTGCGGCGCGGCCCGGTCGAGTCGGCCGGCGCCCGCACCTGA
- a CDS encoding subtilase-type protease inhibitor yields the protein MRSITRNLGLATGAMALTALTALVGSGVADAAPAGTESMYAPSALVVSVTAGADADQGTVLRAVTLVCAPRPSGTHPDPVAACAELRANGRALDALAEPRADAACTREWNPMTVTADGVWEGRRLSYTYTFGNPCGLRNSTGVLFGI from the coding sequence ATGCGGTCCATCACCAGGAATCTGGGACTGGCCACCGGCGCCATGGCGCTCACCGCCCTCACCGCGCTGGTCGGCTCAGGAGTCGCCGACGCCGCGCCCGCCGGCACGGAGAGCATGTACGCGCCCTCCGCGCTCGTGGTCAGCGTCACGGCCGGCGCGGACGCCGACCAGGGCACGGTGCTGCGCGCGGTGACGCTGGTGTGCGCGCCGCGGCCGAGCGGCACGCACCCGGACCCGGTCGCCGCCTGCGCCGAGTTACGGGCGAACGGGCGTGCGCTGGACGCACTCGCCGAACCCCGCGCGGACGCCGCGTGTACCAGGGAGTGGAACCCGATGACGGTCACCGCCGACGGGGTCTGGGAGGGGCGCCGGCTCAGCTACACGTACACGTTCGGCAACCCGTGCGGTCTGCGGAACAGCACCGGCGTCCTGTTCGGCATCTGA
- a CDS encoding glycoside hydrolase family 43 protein — translation MIGAALAAALGTLWLAAAPVGASADPGPRRAAGATTPVTAPRASVGEPVLNQDFPDPDVVKVGATYHAYATNTGGKNIQHATSRDLIHWSVDPGSVLPVLGAWAEELPGQVWAPEVYANGRGFTMQYTARDRASGRQCVGVALASSPAGPFRPAGDAPLVCPVAAGGAIDAASHTEGGRRYLLWKSDGNCCETDTWIHLQPTTWDGTRTTGEPVRLIRQDRDWEGSLVEAPTLVKRGDHYVLFYSADAYGGAGYKIGYAVADALTGPYTKAATPLVTTESLAGAVRGPGGQDVVTGPGGRERILFHGWSPDGRGRVMYLADLVFEDGRPVVRGDRAR, via the coding sequence GTGATCGGCGCCGCGCTCGCCGCCGCCCTCGGGACCCTGTGGCTCGCCGCGGCCCCCGTCGGGGCCTCCGCCGACCCAGGCCCCCGCCGGGCGGCCGGCGCGACGACTCCCGTGACGGCCCCCCGCGCCTCCGTCGGCGAGCCCGTCCTGAACCAGGACTTCCCCGACCCGGACGTCGTCAAGGTCGGCGCCACCTACCACGCGTACGCCACCAACACCGGTGGCAAGAACATCCAGCACGCCACCTCGCGCGACCTGATCCACTGGTCCGTGGACCCCGGCAGCGTGCTGCCCGTCCTCGGCGCCTGGGCCGAGGAGCTGCCCGGCCAGGTGTGGGCCCCCGAGGTGTACGCCAACGGGCGCGGGTTCACGATGCAGTACACCGCGCGCGACCGGGCGAGCGGCCGGCAGTGCGTCGGCGTCGCCCTCGCCTCGTCGCCCGCCGGGCCGTTCCGGCCGGCCGGTGACGCCCCGCTGGTCTGCCCGGTCGCGGCGGGAGGCGCCATCGACGCGGCGAGCCACACCGAGGGCGGCCGGCGGTACCTGCTGTGGAAGAGCGACGGCAACTGCTGTGAGACGGACACGTGGATCCACCTCCAACCCACCACGTGGGACGGGACCCGTACCACCGGCGAGCCCGTCCGGCTGATCCGCCAGGACCGCGACTGGGAGGGCTCGCTGGTCGAGGCGCCCACGCTCGTCAAGCGCGGCGACCACTACGTGCTCTTCTACTCGGCCGACGCCTACGGGGGCGCCGGGTACAAGATCGGCTACGCGGTGGCGGACGCCCTCACCGGCCCGTACACGAAGGCGGCCACCCCGCTGGTGACCACCGAGTCGCTCGCCGGCGCGGTCCGCGGCCCCGGCGGCCAGGACGTCGTGACGGGACCGGGCGGCCGGGAGCGGATCCTCTTCCACGGCTGGAGCCCCGACGGCCGGGGACGGGTGATGTACCTGGCCGACCTCGTGTTCGAGGACGGCCGCCCGGTCGTGCGCGGCGACCGGGCACGGTGA
- a CDS encoding ABC transporter ATP-binding protein: MENDAIHLRAVSRIHGSGDHTVTALDQVTLGFPRGSFTAVMGPSGSGKSTLLQCAAGLERPTSGTVTIGDTELGGLSETRLTRLRRDRSGFVFQAFNLLPALTAEQNVALPLRLAGRRPAKAEVREALDRVGLRDRARHRPTELSGGQQQRVALARALITRPEVLFGDEPTGALDSVTGREVLAVLRAMVDTERQTVIMVTHDPVAASHADRVVFLADGRVGSELTGASAEDIAAHMTKSAVLPC; this comes from the coding sequence ATGGAAAACGACGCGATCCACCTCCGCGCGGTCAGCCGGATCCACGGTTCCGGCGACCACACCGTCACCGCCCTCGACCAGGTCACCCTCGGTTTCCCCCGGGGCAGCTTCACGGCGGTGATGGGCCCCTCCGGGTCGGGGAAGTCCACCCTGCTCCAGTGCGCCGCCGGCCTCGAACGCCCCACCTCCGGCACCGTCACCATCGGGGACACCGAACTCGGCGGGTTGAGCGAGACCCGCCTGACCCGCCTGCGCCGGGACCGGAGCGGGTTCGTCTTCCAGGCGTTCAACCTGCTTCCCGCACTGACCGCCGAACAGAACGTCGCCCTCCCGCTGCGGTTGGCCGGTCGCCGCCCCGCGAAGGCGGAGGTACGGGAGGCACTGGACCGGGTGGGCCTGCGGGACCGCGCCCGACACCGGCCCACCGAACTCTCCGGCGGCCAGCAGCAGCGCGTGGCGCTGGCCCGCGCGCTCATCACCCGCCCCGAGGTGCTCTTCGGCGACGAGCCCACCGGCGCGCTCGACTCGGTGACCGGCCGCGAGGTCCTCGCCGTGCTCCGCGCGATGGTCGACACCGAACGACAAACGGTGATCATGGTCACCCACGATCCGGTCGCCGCCTCCCATGCGGACCGCGTCGTCTTCCTCGCCGACGGCCGGGTCGGCTCCGAACTCACCGGCGCGAGCGCCGAGGACATCGCCGCCCACATGACGAAGTCGGCGGTCCTGCCGTGCTGA